The DNA segment ggacatacagccaacttgacacaactgagtcaacatgggccagcataccTGTGGAATTCTTTTGAAACCTTGTACAATCCATGCACTGACGGATTGAGGccattctgagggcaaaagggggtttcaactcaaaattaggaaggtgtccttcatgttttgtacactgagtgtatactAGACACAAGGAATCATTTTTGGGGAACGAAAAGGAACATTATTAACCAGTTCTCAAGATTtgaaaataatggttctgttccaGAACCCTAGAGATTACTTTTGTTCACGTTTCTGTTTCTCTTCCTCTTTAAATGTTAATTTTTTCTGTttttggttctgttccctgaaccagtTACAATGCACACTGAGTTGATtctttctaaaatggatttaataatcTAATGCTTCCTCTCCATGCACCTCCATGGTACTGTAGCATATTAATAACccaatacatatctacctccattacTCCAGTTTCCCCacacatgtaaatatggtattggaactgactttttaaatatttcctgtctatagtatgcttacttactttattgtgcatttcttattcttattcctCGTGTGTTTTTTCAAGTAATacattattgattattgcattgttgagttcgcaagaaaggcatttcactatacttgtgcatgtgacattaaaacttgaaagtAGATGCACACACCTTAAGgagactaggcaacaggatataagataaacagagtagcagcagcttgcatgtgagtgggtgtgcgggTGTGTAGtcggtatcaaatcaaatgtatttacaaaggggaagtgggatacctagtcagttgtacaactgaatgccttcaactaaaaggagtcttccgcatttaacccaagccCTCTGAATCacagaggtgtggggggctgccttaatcgacatccacgtcttcagtgcccagggaacagtggattaactgccttgctcaggggcagaacaatagatttttacctcagggatttgatccagcaacttgttggttactggtccaacactctaaccactaggctacctgccgcgcaaaccctttttacatcagcagacgtCACAAAGTCGTATACAAAatctccaaacagcaagcaatgcagattttGAAGCatagtggctaggaaaaactccctagataggcaggaacctaggaagaaaccaggctctgaggggtggccagtcctcctctggctgtgctgggtggagattttAAGAGTATATGGCcgttaaggccagatcgttcttcaagatgttccaaatgttcatagatgaccagcagggtcaaataataatcacagtggctgtagagggtgcaacaggtcagcaccttaggatttcagttggcttttcatagccgagcattcagaggtcgagacagcaggtgtggtagagagggagtgcgggagggagggtgagtcaaaaacagcaggtcttggaaaaggtagcacgtctggtgaacaagtcagggttccatagccacaggcagaacagcagaaacaggatcagcagcacgaccaggcgGACTTGGGACggagacagccaggagtcatcaggccaggtagttctgAGGTATGGTGCTAGGGCTCAGGTCtgggtggagcgagagagagagagatgggataatTAGGGGGAATAcacttaagttcacacaggacaacAGATAAAACAGGAGAATTACGCCAGAtagaacagactgaccctagcctctAGCACATAGACTACTACAgtatagatactggaggctgagacaggagtggtcGGGGAATGCTGTGGCCCTGTCGCACgttacccccagacagggccaaccaggcaggatataaccccacccactttgccaaagcacagcccccacaccactagagggataccaaCAGACTACCCTGAGACAAGAATGAGTTTAGTCCCCGAAGATCTCCTCTACCGCACGAGCCTGAGGGGGAGCaagaccggacaggaagatcacgtcagtgactcaacccactcaagtcgagtaTAGCGAAAAAAGCCTGGCATGACATGAGGCACCCCTCCTATGGACGGCATGGGAGAGCATtcgtaagtcagtgactcagtccccgtaatagggtcagagccagagaatcccagtggagagaggggagctggcCAGGCAGAGTCAGCAAAGGTGGTTCTTCGCTCCTGTGCCTTGCCGTTtaccttcgcacccctgggccagactacattcaatcataggacctactgaagagatgagtcttcagtaaagacttaaaggtcaagaccgagtctgcgtctctcacatggataggcagaccattccaaaaaaatggagctctataggagaaagccctgcctccagctgtttgcttagaaattctagcgtcaataaggaggcctgcgtcttgtgaccgtagcgtacgtgtaggtatgtatggcaggaccaaatcagagagataggtaggagcaagcccatgtaatgctttgtaggttaacagTAAAACCTTAAAGCTTCCtaataagtcaaaactgtaacttggccactcaggaaaattcattgtcttcttggtaagcaactccagcgttgacattgtgttttaggttattgttctgctgaaaggggaattcataTCTCAGTGTCTAACAACAGAACATAACAGCAGAAGGAAATGTTTCCTTTCTGAAGATGGAAGTGGTGGAGAAGCCATCGGGCCATGCAGTCCAGTCAACTGATACTGTTTACTGTTTAGTTGTGGAACTAGGTACTGGAGCTGGTTACTGGATTGAGAGTGAAAGACACAGTAGCTTCTTCTAATACCAGTACAGAGTATTGCCCATTGTGTGTAGAGTGAAGTTTCacttaggtacagatctaggatcagcgtCCCTTCCCACAATTCTATCCTTAACCATCAGTGGGGGAAAGTCAATCAGCATCTATGGTCAACTACAACCCTACCAGCCCCTTGAGAGGAAGATGTCACACACCTTGTGATATACTCTGGACCCTTTGACCCAATAAGAACAGCTGTCAATCTTTAGTCACTATATTTTTTGTTATTCAATAATACTTAGAATACTTAGATGAAAAAAGCCTGAACATACATGGCTCAAAAGTTGTTGATCTCTGAATCTATAGTTTTCTATTGTTGCATCTTATTTAGTACAGAAATGTCCTGTGAAGGAATTGCATTTCTCTGTTGGGGAGATGCACATAAACACAGGCTCAATTTTAGTTCAAAGTTGTCATTACTTGCAAGACACACAAATCATCATGAATCACACCTATCCTGCTGGTGTTACTGCTGTGTGTGGGTTGACCCAGAAAAGAGAAGTTGCTCAACAGGAAACAGACACAAGCAAACATTTCACATGTTaatgtgtccgtccgtccgtctacCTATCTATTATATTCATTGGAGCACCATCTCAACACCATGTCTCTCCTTTTAGGGTTTGGATTGCTGACCTGCATAGCATCATCAGGTAGGCTTTTGTATATCTCTCAGTTTCTATTGTGTAGTTCTCAAAAAGAGCAGCAATACAATGGTAAATAAAGATATACTGATGGGAAAATATTGGACTGCTTCTGATTCATCCATCATGTAATTCTTATTATCTGAGAGGAATTCTGTCATTTTTACAATGAAACGGAAAACATTGTATTGGTTGAAAAATATTTGAGGTGTCTATTAGAATATAACTATTGCTGTAGTTAAAGCCAAGGCACCATTATTTGACAATTAGGCTGGTCCCTTTAAAGACTATAGTCACAGTTCCGAAGCTTCTGTGCATCTGCAGGATTCTCTACTTTGTACGCAGTCTCTCCTCTACTCAGAGAATTTTAATAAAGtcagatcaaagctgaatcaatgtctgctAGATCACAGAATGAGAGTATTCTACAcaaccaaactataataacatagTAGAACGTTACTGGAagacaaaaacaccaactcatttCTGAGGAGATTTTAGGATTGTGTGAATGGTCGCAATTTTTCTCTCATGTGGCCAAAACTCAACAGCGCACGTCACTAGGCAAAATATGTGCTTTGATTGAAGTTGAACACAGCAGTGGTGAAACAATTACCGAATTGTCATGCTTGAGTAAAAgaaaagatatcttaatagaaaatgaatcaagtaaaagtgaaagtcacccagtaaaatactacttggctAAAAgtacaaaagtatttggtttaaaatatacttaagtatcaaaagtaaaagttcaAGTATAACTAatttcaccttccttatattaagcaaaccagacggcattattttcctgtttttttatttaaggatagccaggggcagCACTTGTGttaagtgagtcctccagatcagaggcagtagggatgaccaagcaTGTTCTATTGATAAatatgtgaattggaccattttcctgtcctgctaagcattcgaaatgtaacaaatacttttgggtgtcaggaaaaatgtatggagtaaaaagtacatcattttctttagtaatgtagtgaagtaaaagttgtcaaaaatataaatagtaaagtacatatACCCAATAAAACAACTTAAATAGTActcaaaagtatttttacttcagtactttacaccactgaaacaCAGGTAGGCTGTTCTACAGTTCAAcaacaccatctgctctaaaaTGCGCTCACTGTAAATAATTCAAAACAacactgtcaaatcaaatcaaactttttttgccacatgcgctgaatacaacaagtgtagactttactgtgaaatgcgtacttacaagcccttaaccaacagtgcagttcaagaagaagaaagggGGATCAATGTAAATTGCTCGGtggtgatttttatgaattgttcagcagtctaagggcttgggggtagaagctgttgaggagccttttggtcctagacttggagctccggtaccgcttgccatgcggtagcagagaaaaagTCTAACAATTttctgggctttcctctgactcCGCCTATTACATAGGTCCTGGATGCcaggaatcttggccccagtgatgtgctgggccattcgcactaccctctgtggtgccttacggtcagatgccaagttgttgccataccaggcgttgatgcaaccggtcaggatgctctcgataacACTGTAGGTTATTAACTCAAGAAGATATAAATGCATTTCTAGATCTTCCTGAGTTATACAGTGATGTTTCAAAGTAGACTACAGACATtcattcagctttgatctaactttattaaagAAGCATGATTCTccagagtagcctgttctcttCTAGTATAATGTGATTTAGGGCCATCTGTTATGTGACATGCCTGGATGTTAACCAGTTTGATTTTTCATCAAACTGACCCTTTCTTCTTTTTTGTCAGATCTAGCACCGTTCTCAGacaattgctttcatttttgGTGTAATGACCATTTCTGGATAAGGTTTACATACAGGATAAAAGCTTGCTATGTCACATTATTGtgcaaaacacagggccctaattaatacttgtggaattATGGATtccatcctcatcatcctcatcacattatttcttctgtgtgtttatttcatAGAGTCCAGCTCTGTGTTTGTGCTGAAGGGACAGGATGTTCGTCTGGATGTCCAGGAAAATGTTAAACTGAAAGAGTTGGAGTTATTTAAGTGGACCTTCAGATCAGAAAATATCCTAAGATGCTCTGATACATTGTTAGTGAAAGTGTCTCCTGAGTACAACAACAGGGTTGAGTTTTATCAGGGAAACTTCTCTCTGCTACTGAAGAACCTACAGCAAAATGACAGTGGACCTTATACTGCAGTAGTGAATggtgacaaagaaaaaacaattaTTGCATACCAGTTAATTGTCCAAGGTATGTTTGACTAGTTTTTCTAATTTATTATAAAGTGACACAGTTACAGTATCAATCAATAGAGCTAAACATAGTGTACAGGTTAAATGCATATTCATTAGTACTCTAACTCTTGTACTCAGGTTAATAAATGAACTATAATGTTGTTCTATCTGCTTTCAGAGAGAGTTGAGCCACCAGTCCTGACAGTGGACTCTAACTCCACCATAAATGCCACCTGTAACGTGACTGTGACCTGCAGAGGTCAGAAAACCTCTGTCACCTCCAGCTGTAACAGCAGCACCTGCTCTCaggtgggaggagagagtagagtggCTGAGACCTCCACTgtccccctgctctctgtctATGTGGCAGGGGGTTCCATCATCTGTAACCACAGCAACCAAGTCAGCTGGGCCAACGACACTAAGGAGATAGTGGAACTCTGTCCAATGAAAtctggtaagacacacacacacacacacacacacacacacacacacacacacacacacacacacactgcacacaaatTAACATCTCAAATACTGTATGTCAGATATaaactgaatgtacaaaacattaagaactatACTAACTATATATATGAATTAACATGTGTGAGctcacaaaacattaagaacacctccacatattgagtttcaccccaACTTTTACACTCAGAACAGCAGCAATTCATCcaggaatggactctacaaggtgtcgaatgcgttccacagggatgctggcccatgtagactccaatgcttcccatagttgtgtcaagttgtgtggattgaaaaacccagcagcgttgcagttcttgacacaaaccagtgtacctgtcacctactaccatagcccattcaaaggcacttaaatcttttgtcttacccattcaccctctgaatggcacacatgcacaatccatgtctcaattgtctcaaggcttaaaaattattatttaatctgtctcctccctttcatctacatggattgaagtggatttaacaagtgacatcaataagggatcatagctttcacctggattcacctggtcagtctatgtcatggaaagagcaggtgttcttaatgttttgtacactcaaatGAATTATTGGAGGAACTGTAACCTTGTCCCCAGGCTAATTGCACAGAGGAGGAAGTGTCTGATCTGCGAGAGGAACTATAACACATTGTCTGTTTTTTGTAAACCAGTGTCTCCCCCTGCTGGTAGCATGTCTGTGTGCATGCTGAAGATCATCCTGGTGTCTGTGGGGCTGGTCATCATGATCTCTGCTGTCATCACTGTCCACATCAGAGACAGATTCCACTATGGATAGAAttctgtgttttgtattttttctccCTTAGACAAAGTGATTCCTGCTCTGTGTCACAGTAAGACTAGGTCAAAAAAGTACTTTTTAAGTGTTTCAGGTggtacataacataacataacgtAATATAGCATAGCAAAACATTGCATAGCATAGCACACAGTATCACATGTTTTTGGgccatttgtttttttaatgcCCAGTAtgaagaaatcaaatcaaatgtgatttgtcatgcttggtaaacaacaggtgtagactaacagtgaaatgtttaatgACGGGTCCTtttcaacaatgcagttaaagataaaagatacaaaacagaaaatagaaATCGTGTCAAGCTTTAAATATCGGAACAGAATGACATTGCACATTTCACTGTTAATATCCTCACTAGAATGAGGTTTTGACGTTCGTCCAATCTGTTTATTTTCACCTTTCCTGTCCAAATCATCCTAGAGTATCTCAAAATTGATTGTGTAACTCAAATAAGTTACTTATTTAGGAttaggacatgatttggaaaatattaatataggtaccattgacttgcattgatTTCCCTGGGGGCGTTTTGCCCCAAACCCACTGACATTACATGTTACAACTTATtaaaaatggataaaaaatgtaTCTTTAACCAACTGGTATACTGATATACCTGTGTTTACCTGCTGTGTGTACAACACATTAAGAACTCATGCTCtgtccatgacataaactgaccaggtgaatccaggttaaagctataattccttattgatgtcacttgttaaatccgtctagatgaaggggaggaaacaggttaaagaataatTTTTAGACAATTGAGCCTTGGATATTGTATGTGTGCtgttcagagtgtgaatgggcaagatattGATTATGTTACTTATTTACTTGTTATTCGTGTCAGATATTTCCATTTTGGGATAGTTGTTCACTGAATTGCTAGCACCAGTTGCTCACGCTGCTACAGTGTCTATAAACGTCTCACGCTCACTGGAATGTGAAATCACATGATTCTGCTAACACATCCCATCCCAAATCACAGTAACTTATAGAATAGTGAAAATTCACTTTGTCTGAAGATGAGAGAATTAGTGTAGAGTTCTATGACCCAGCTACGATATACCATCTGATTCCATTATCATGTGAATGCTACAGGCCCATATCCCCTGTTGGTATAGCCAAGGTAGCAAGCCTGGCTTCATCACTCGGAATACTATAAGATGCACTTGTCTAGGTTTACCGTTATGCTATCATTAAGATGGTAAAATAAATCCTCTTAGAGACCTCTAATCCCGTTAatgggattgattttgacaacagccagtggaaaatcagagcgccaaattcaaaacagctaaaatctcataattccattttctcaaacaatcaactattttacaccattttaaagataagactctcgttaatccaaccacattgtccgatttcgaaaaggatttacggcgaaagcataaaattagattatgtgaggacataaacttcacaagaaaaaccacacagccattttccaatcaactagatgcatcacaaaaaccaaaagtacagctaaaatatttactaacctttgatgatcttcatcagatggcactcataggacttcatgttacacaatacatgcatgttttgctcgataaagtttatatttatatccaaaaacccatttacattggcgcgtaatgttcagaaatgttttccctccaaacctctcggtgaatgagcacaatgagcacacatattacagaaatactcatcataaactttgatcaatatagaagtgttatgcacagaattatagatacacttctcctaaatgctaccgctttgtcagatttcaaagaaggttcacggcgaaagcacaatttcagcccagaagacaccaacaactagcaaacagaaacccgccattttggagtcaataaCACTAAGaaatgacattataaatattcacttacctttgattatcttcatcaggaggcactcccaggaaccccagctccacaataaatgtttgataaagttcatatttatgtccaaatacatccattttgttcgcgcgttaggttcattatccaaatccacaacgcgcctgcttacttagtccagacgaaaagtcaacgttatactacagtttgtagaaacatgtcagatgatgtatagaatcaatctttagcttgtttttaacatatatcttcaataaaattccaaccggacctatccgttctctttaggagtgaatatgaactcagctcgctcacaagtccttgcgcgtgactgagcccatgccttataatgggacacctacttccttgggctgttattcccatcaaattcaccatagaatcctcaaacaatgttctaaagactgttgacatctagtggaagctttaggaagtgcaaaatgaacccatagtcactgtatactggaaaggcaatcacttgaaaaaactacaacctcagattttccacttcctggttggatttttctcaggtttttgcctgccatatgagttctgttatactcacagacatcattcaaacagttttagaaaccagagtgttttctatccaaatctactactaataataataatattctagtttctgggccagagtaggaACCAGTTTAATtagggtacgtttttcatctggccgtgaaaatactgcccataTCCCGaagttaaaacctctctggggtatgtgggacgatttcgtcccacctacgtaacagctactgaaattccagtggcgcgatttttgaatcgttagaaatgctataacttcaatttctcaaacatatgactattttacagctatttaaagacaagaatctcgttaatctaaccccactgtccgatttcaaaaaggctttacaacaaaagcaaaacattagattatgtcagcagagtacccagccagaaaaaatctgacacccatttttcaagctagcatatcatgtcacataaacccaaaccacagctaaatgcagcactaaccttttatgatcttcatcagatgacacacctaggacattgtgttatacaatacatgcatgtctgttcaatcaagttcatatttatatcaaaaaccagctttttacattagcatgtgacgttcagaaaaagcataaccaccgcaaacttccggtgaatttactaacagtttgctaaattactcacgataaacgttcacaaaaagcataacaattattttaagaattatagatacattacccctctatgcactcgatatgtccgattttaaaatagcttttcggatgaagcacattttgcaataatctaagtacatagcccggcattacagggctagctatttagatacccacccagttcagcctccaccaaaatcacatttcctataagaaaaatgttcttaccttgcttgttcttcatcagaatacactgccaggacttctacttcaataacaaatgttggtttggtcccaaataatccatcgttatattccaacagcgacgttttgttcgtgagttctagacactatcagaatgcttcctcacggtcccgcgcatggcgcgttggcttgtcaaaaatgtctaaatattccattaccgtacttcgaagcatgtcaaccgctgtttaaaacc comes from the Salmo trutta chromosome 21, fSalTru1.1, whole genome shotgun sequence genome and includes:
- the LOC115157498 gene encoding SLAM family member 5; the protein is MSLLLGFGLLTCIASSESSSVFVLKGQDVRLDVQENVKLKELELFKWTFRSENILRCSDTLLVKVSPEYNNRVEFYQGNFSLLLKNLQQNDSGPYTAVVNGDKEKTIIAYQLIVQERVEPPVLTVDSNSTINATCNVTVTCRGQKTSVTSSCNSSTCSQVGGESRVAETSTVPLLSVYVAGGSIICNHSNQVSWANDTKEIVELCPMKSVSPPAGSMSVCMLKIILVSVGLVIMISAVITVHIRDRFHYG